A stretch of the Aegilops tauschii subsp. strangulata cultivar AL8/78 chromosome 4, Aet v6.0, whole genome shotgun sequence genome encodes the following:
- the LOC109769670 gene encoding histidine-containing phosphotransfer protein 2-like produces MPAAALRQQLNDHVGHMYATGILDEYYQQLQLTQDEVINIFFHDADRMLNDITSLLNLPIVDFEMVGELVHQLKACNCSVGATKVNLACEHFRQFYGAKSKEGCLMALNLLRNEFYDLRGRLRTIMQLEQQICSLGS; encoded by the exons ATGCCGGCCGCCGCACTCAGGCAGCAACTCAACGACCACGTCGGCCACATGTACGCCACG GGAATTCTGGACGAATATTACCAACAGCTGCAGTTGACGCAGGACGAGGTCATCAACATCTTCTTCCACGACGCCGACAGGATGCTCAATGACATCACCAGTCTTCT GAACCTGCCCATCGTCGACTTCGAAATGGTGGGCGAACTGGTGCACCAGCTCAAGGCGTGCAACTGCAG TGTTGGTGCTACGAAAGTTAACCTTGCCTGCGAGCACTTTCGCCAGTTCTACGGGGCAAAAAGCAAAGAAGG GTGTCTCATGGCATTGAATCTTCTTAGGAATGAGTTCTATGATCTGCGCGGCAGGCTACGGACCATTATGCAG TTGGAGCAGCAGATATGCAGCCTTGGGTCCTAA